The proteins below come from a single Thermopolyspora flexuosa genomic window:
- the aspS gene encoding aspartate--tRNA ligase, which produces MIRTHEAGSLRREHAGQHVTLAGWVARRRDHGGVVFIDLRDASGIVQVVFREEEHAHDLRSEYCVRIVGEVRLRPAGNENPDLPTGEVEVVASEVDVLSESAPLPFPIEGKVDVSEEVRLKYRYLDIRRQEVARAMRIRSQATYLAHEVMREHGFVYVETPSLTRSTPEGARDFLVPVRLQPGNWYALPQSPQLFKQLLMVSGLERYYQLARCFRDEDLRADRQPEFTQIDVEMSFVDQDDVIAIGEALIARLWKEILGYEIPLPLPRMSYAEAMARYGSDKPDLRFGCELVDLTEYFKNTPFRVFQAEYVGAVVMPGGASQTRKQLDGWQEWARSRGAKGLAYVLVQPDGELGGPVAKNLSDSERAGLAAATGAKPGDAIFFAAGARNASRELLGAARLEIGRRCGLIDESAWSFLWVVDAPMFEEDGEGGWTSVHHPFTAPKPEWADNFQDNPGEALACAYDMICNGMEIGGGSIRIHRAEMQQRVFDVLGISKEEAETKFGFLLEAFKYGPPPHGGIAYGWDRVCMLLAGGESIRDVIAFPKTASGFDPLTGAPTPITAQQRKEAGVDAKPAAREAAAPKAG; this is translated from the coding sequence ATGATCCGCACCCACGAAGCCGGATCGCTTCGCCGGGAACACGCCGGGCAGCACGTCACCCTCGCCGGCTGGGTGGCCCGCCGCCGGGACCACGGCGGCGTGGTCTTCATCGACCTGCGCGACGCCTCGGGCATCGTCCAGGTGGTGTTCCGGGAGGAGGAGCACGCCCACGACCTGCGCTCGGAGTACTGCGTCAGGATCGTCGGCGAGGTGCGCCTCCGCCCGGCCGGGAACGAGAACCCCGACCTGCCCACCGGCGAGGTCGAGGTGGTCGCCTCCGAGGTGGACGTGCTGAGCGAGTCCGCGCCGCTGCCGTTCCCGATCGAGGGCAAGGTGGACGTCTCCGAGGAGGTCCGGCTCAAGTACCGCTACCTCGACATCCGCCGCCAGGAGGTGGCGCGGGCGATGCGCATCCGCTCCCAGGCCACCTACCTGGCGCACGAGGTGATGCGCGAGCACGGGTTCGTGTACGTCGAGACGCCGAGCCTCACCCGGTCCACCCCCGAGGGCGCCCGCGACTTCCTCGTCCCGGTGCGGCTGCAGCCGGGCAACTGGTACGCGCTGCCGCAGTCGCCGCAGCTGTTCAAGCAGCTGCTCATGGTGTCCGGGCTGGAGCGCTACTACCAGCTCGCCCGCTGCTTCCGCGACGAGGACCTGCGCGCCGACCGGCAGCCGGAGTTCACCCAGATCGACGTCGAGATGTCGTTCGTCGACCAGGACGACGTGATCGCGATCGGCGAGGCGCTGATCGCCCGGCTGTGGAAGGAGATCCTCGGCTACGAGATCCCGCTCCCGCTGCCGCGGATGAGCTACGCCGAGGCGATGGCCCGGTACGGCTCGGACAAGCCCGACCTGCGCTTCGGCTGCGAGCTGGTCGACCTCACCGAGTACTTCAAGAACACCCCGTTCCGGGTGTTCCAGGCCGAGTACGTCGGCGCCGTGGTCATGCCCGGCGGCGCCTCCCAGACCCGCAAGCAGCTCGACGGCTGGCAGGAGTGGGCCCGGTCGCGCGGCGCCAAGGGCCTGGCGTACGTGCTCGTGCAGCCGGACGGCGAGCTCGGCGGCCCGGTGGCGAAGAACCTGTCCGACTCCGAGCGGGCGGGTCTCGCCGCGGCGACCGGGGCCAAGCCGGGCGACGCGATCTTCTTCGCCGCCGGCGCCCGGAACGCGAGCCGCGAGCTGCTCGGCGCGGCCCGGCTGGAGATCGGCCGCCGCTGCGGCCTGATCGACGAGTCCGCCTGGTCGTTCCTCTGGGTCGTGGACGCCCCCATGTTCGAGGAGGACGGCGAGGGCGGCTGGACCTCGGTCCACCACCCGTTCACCGCCCCCAAGCCGGAGTGGGCCGACAACTTCCAGGACAACCCCGGCGAGGCGCTCGCCTGCGCCTACGACATGATCTGCAACGGCATGGAGATCGGCGGCGGGTCGATCCGTATCCACCGTGCCGAGATGCAGCAGCGGGTCTTCGACGTGCTCGGCATCTCCAAGGAGGAGGCCGAGACGAAGTTCGGCTTCCTGCTCGAGGCGTTCAAGTACGGCCCGCCCCCGCACGGCGGCATCGCCTACGGCTGGGACCGCGTCTGCATGCTGCTCGCCGGCGGGGAGTCGATCCGGGACGTGATCGCGTTCCCCAAGACCGCCTCCGGCTTCGACCCGCTCACCGGCGCCCCGACGCCGATCACCGCGCAGCAGCGCAAGGAGGCGGGCGTGGACGCCAAGCCCGCCGCCCGGGAGGCGGCCGCGCCGAAGGCCGGCTGA
- a CDS encoding DUF2231 domain-containing protein, protein MFDEILGLPAHPLVIHAAVVFVPLLSLLSIAYAVLPRLRARLGWAVVLLAVAAPVSAAAALLSGQALLDGRFGGRIPPGVVGERIAEHESLGLPLVNTTAALGLAAVLLVVAARKAAPAAESGTGARRRAAAGAGTTTVTMVLAGVTILLAVAACYLVVRIGHTGALAVWG, encoded by the coding sequence ATGTTCGACGAGATCCTGGGCCTTCCGGCCCACCCGCTGGTGATCCACGCCGCGGTCGTGTTCGTCCCGCTGCTGTCGCTGCTCTCCATCGCCTACGCGGTGCTGCCGCGGCTGCGCGCCCGGCTCGGCTGGGCGGTGGTGCTGCTCGCCGTCGCCGCGCCGGTCTCCGCGGCAGCCGCCCTGCTGAGCGGCCAGGCGCTGCTGGACGGCCGGTTCGGTGGCCGGATACCGCCGGGCGTGGTCGGCGAGCGCATCGCCGAGCACGAGAGCCTCGGCCTCCCGCTGGTGAACACCACGGCCGCGCTCGGCCTCGCCGCGGTGCTGCTCGTCGTGGCCGCCCGCAAGGCCGCCCCCGCGGCCGAGTCCGGGACCGGCGCGCGCCGCCGCGCCGCCGCCGGCGCCGGGACGACCACGGTGACCATGGTGCTCGCCGGCGTGACGATCCTGCTCGCCGTGGCGGCCTGCTACCTCGTGGTGCGCATCGGCCACACCGGCGCCCTCGCCGTCTGGGGCTAG
- a CDS encoding peptidylprolyl isomerase: MTDTDRREQLAREHAERQQRRAQQEARSKRNVAIGAGVGTVVVLGGIIAATTLIGGGGDGRDANAAASPSPSASAEDPLASPSPTTKGGAITCEYRDDDSGAPAKNVGRPPAKVSKAVLALKTMTIKTNHGDIVIEVWPDKAPCTINSFAFLAKKRFFDNTVCHRLATPDTAGLGLLQCGDWQAKGDGKNPTDGTGGPGYLFNDENLGGSDYRRGIVFMAQGMEDRNANGSQFAISWHDDNVQLAETGGTYTAFGRVVKGMDIIDRVSKGGVIINPGDITSSEGGATAPKMRVKVRTITLQ; this comes from the coding sequence GTGACCGACACGGACCGCCGGGAGCAATTGGCACGCGAGCACGCCGAGAGGCAGCAGAGGCGTGCCCAGCAGGAGGCCAGGAGCAAGCGCAACGTCGCGATCGGCGCCGGCGTGGGCACGGTCGTGGTCCTCGGCGGCATCATCGCGGCGACCACCCTGATCGGCGGCGGTGGGGACGGCCGGGACGCGAACGCCGCCGCCTCGCCGTCCCCGTCCGCGTCCGCCGAGGACCCCCTGGCGTCGCCCAGCCCCACCACCAAGGGCGGTGCCATCACCTGCGAGTACCGCGACGACGACAGCGGTGCCCCGGCGAAGAACGTGGGCAGGCCTCCGGCCAAGGTGAGCAAGGCCGTGCTCGCGCTGAAGACGATGACCATCAAGACCAATCACGGCGACATCGTCATCGAGGTGTGGCCCGATAAGGCGCCCTGCACCATCAACTCGTTCGCCTTCCTCGCCAAGAAGCGCTTCTTCGACAACACCGTGTGCCACCGGCTCGCCACGCCGGACACCGCGGGCCTGGGGCTGCTGCAGTGCGGCGACTGGCAGGCCAAGGGCGACGGGAAGAACCCCACCGACGGTACGGGCGGGCCCGGCTACCTGTTCAACGACGAGAACCTCGGCGGCAGCGACTACCGCCGCGGGATCGTGTTCATGGCCCAGGGGATGGAGGACCGCAACGCCAACGGCAGCCAGTTCGCCATCTCCTGGCACGACGACAACGTCCAGCTCGCGGAGACCGGCGGCACCTACACGGCCTTCGGACGGGTCGTCAAGGGCATGGACATCATCGACCGGGTCTCCAAGGGCGGCGTGATCATCAACCCGGGCGACATCACCAGCTCCGAGGGCGGTGCCACCGCCCCGAAGATGCGGGTCAAGGTGAGGACCATCACGCTGCAGTGA
- a CDS encoding replication-associated recombination protein A produces MESLFDSAAAEAHRSQEPLAVRMRPRTLDEVIGQRHLLGPGTPLRRLVESEAPMSLFLWGPPGTGKTTLAYVVANVTKRRFVEISAVSAGVREVRAAIEAARRELGMSGRQTVLFVDEVHRFNKAQQDALLPAVENRWVTFIGATTENPYFSVVSPLLSRSLLLTLEPLSDEDIRAVLERALRDERGLGGRVRLAPDAADHLVRLAGGDARRSLTYLEAAALLVTDTGPGGAAEPPEITVEVVERAVDRAAVRYDRQGDQHYDVVSAFIKSMRGSDADAALHYLARMIEAGEDPRFIARRIVIFASEDVGMADPTCLQTAVAAAQAVQLIGLPEGAINLAHAVIHCALAPKSNAVIKAISAARDDVRRGLIGPVPAHLRDAHYPGAKRLGHGEGYRYPHDYEHGLVRQEYAPAQVRDRCYYEPTRHGAEAAFADRWAKIRSFLRGRRPESR; encoded by the coding sequence GTGGAGAGCCTGTTCGATTCGGCGGCCGCGGAGGCGCACCGGTCGCAGGAGCCGCTCGCGGTGCGGATGCGCCCGCGCACCCTCGACGAGGTGATCGGCCAGCGCCACCTGCTCGGCCCCGGCACCCCCCTGCGGCGCCTGGTGGAGAGCGAGGCTCCCATGTCGCTGTTCCTCTGGGGCCCGCCCGGCACCGGCAAGACCACGCTCGCCTACGTGGTGGCGAACGTCACCAAACGCCGCTTCGTGGAGATCTCCGCGGTCTCCGCGGGGGTCCGCGAGGTGCGGGCGGCGATCGAGGCCGCGCGCCGCGAGCTCGGCATGTCCGGCCGCCAGACCGTGCTGTTCGTCGACGAGGTGCACCGGTTCAACAAGGCCCAGCAGGACGCGCTGCTGCCCGCCGTGGAGAACCGCTGGGTCACCTTCATCGGCGCCACCACCGAGAACCCGTACTTCTCGGTCGTCTCCCCGCTGCTGTCGCGCTCGCTGCTGCTCACCCTGGAGCCGCTGTCCGACGAGGACATCCGCGCGGTGCTGGAGCGCGCGCTGCGCGACGAGCGCGGCCTCGGCGGCCGGGTACGGCTCGCCCCCGACGCCGCCGACCACCTGGTCCGGCTCGCCGGCGGGGACGCCCGGCGCTCGCTCACCTACCTGGAGGCGGCCGCGCTGCTGGTGACCGACACCGGCCCCGGCGGGGCCGCGGAACCGCCCGAGATCACCGTCGAGGTGGTGGAGCGGGCCGTGGACCGCGCCGCGGTGCGCTACGACCGGCAGGGCGACCAGCACTACGACGTGGTGAGCGCGTTCATCAAGAGCATGCGCGGCTCGGACGCGGACGCCGCCCTGCACTACCTCGCCCGGATGATCGAGGCGGGGGAGGACCCGCGGTTCATCGCCCGCCGCATTGTGATCTTCGCCTCGGAGGACGTCGGCATGGCCGACCCCACCTGTCTGCAGACCGCGGTCGCCGCGGCCCAGGCGGTGCAGCTCATCGGCCTGCCCGAGGGCGCGATCAACCTCGCCCACGCGGTGATCCACTGCGCGCTCGCCCCCAAGTCGAACGCCGTGATCAAGGCGATCTCCGCGGCCCGGGACGACGTACGGCGGGGCCTGATCGGCCCGGTCCCCGCCCACCTGCGGGACGCGCACTACCCGGGCGCGAAACGGCTCGGCCACGGCGAGGGCTACCGGTACCCGCACGACTACGAGCACGGCCTGGTCCGCCAGGAGTACGCTCCCGCGCAGGTGCGCGACCGGTGTTACTACGAACCCACGCGGCACGGCGCCGAGGCCGCGTTCGCGGACCGATGGGCGAAGATCCGGAGTTTTCTGCGCGGCCGACGGCCCGAGTCACGGTAG
- a CDS encoding MBL fold metallo-hydrolase yields MLIAGFPAGSFQANCYVVAPAAGEECVIIDPGQDAVPGLDELLREHRLKPVAVLLTHGHLDHMWSVVPVCGARDIPAWIHPEDRELLSDPGKGLGLAARRQLFGGLEFTEPDDVRELRDGETLKLAGLELRVDHAPGHTPGSVTYLLPPEHGADREGGVIFTGDLLFAGSIGRTDLPGGDYPTILRSLASVCLTLPDDTVVLPGHGPQTTIGRERVGNPFLQGLTPPSGPTRGL; encoded by the coding sequence GTGCTCATCGCCGGGTTTCCCGCAGGGTCGTTCCAGGCCAATTGTTACGTCGTCGCGCCCGCAGCGGGCGAGGAGTGCGTGATCATCGATCCGGGGCAGGACGCCGTGCCCGGCCTCGACGAGCTGCTCCGCGAGCATCGGCTCAAGCCGGTCGCGGTGCTGCTCACGCACGGTCATCTCGACCATATGTGGTCGGTGGTCCCGGTCTGCGGGGCGCGGGACATCCCCGCCTGGATCCACCCGGAGGATCGCGAGCTGCTGTCCGATCCGGGCAAGGGCCTCGGGCTCGCCGCCCGCCGGCAGCTCTTCGGCGGGCTGGAGTTCACCGAGCCCGACGACGTGCGCGAGCTCCGCGACGGCGAGACGCTCAAGCTCGCCGGTCTGGAGCTGCGCGTCGACCACGCCCCCGGCCACACGCCGGGGTCGGTCACGTACCTGCTGCCGCCGGAGCACGGCGCCGACCGCGAGGGCGGCGTGATCTTCACCGGCGACCTGCTGTTCGCCGGGTCCATCGGACGGACCGACCTCCCGGGCGGCGACTACCCGACGATCCTGCGCAGCCTGGCCTCGGTGTGCCTGACGCTGCCGGACGACACGGTGGTGCTGCCCGGCCACGGACCACAGACGACGATCGGCCGCGAGCGCGTCGGCAACCCGTTCCTGCAGGGACTGACGCCGCCGAGCGGCCCCACCAGGGGACTGTGA
- the hisS gene encoding histidine--tRNA ligase produces MMFQAPKGVPEYYPPRSAIFLAVREAFAKAAANAGYSYIEVPVFEDTALFARGVGESTDVVTKEMYTFTDRGGRSVTLRPEFTAGVLRSTLEHNLHQGQLPVKLWTTGPAFRYEQPQAGRYRQLQQFNVEAIGTEDPAVDAETIAIAWSGYQALGLTRVRLLLNSLGCRNCRPQYRGALQEFLRRLDLDEATRQRVEINPLRVLDDKRPEVRAQLADAPLIPDHLCASCKSHHDKVRTLLEDLSIPWEDNPRLVRGLDYYTRTTYEFDHPLLGAQSGIGGGGRYDGLSEDIGGPPLPGIGFAVGVDRIILAIEAEGLAVRTPPRVAVYGVPIGEEAARRMFTLVHELRAAGIAADMAYGSKGLKGAMKGADRSGASLAVILGERDLAAGTAQVKNLATGEQSAVPLAEIVTTLKERLTS; encoded by the coding sequence ATGATGTTTCAAGCGCCCAAAGGCGTACCCGAGTACTATCCGCCACGCTCGGCGATCTTCCTCGCGGTCCGCGAGGCGTTCGCCAAGGCCGCGGCCAACGCCGGCTACTCCTACATCGAGGTGCCGGTGTTCGAGGACACCGCGCTGTTCGCCCGCGGCGTCGGCGAGTCGACCGACGTGGTGACCAAGGAGATGTACACGTTCACCGACCGCGGGGGCCGGTCGGTCACGTTGCGCCCGGAGTTCACCGCCGGGGTGCTGCGGTCCACCCTCGAGCACAACCTCCACCAGGGGCAGCTCCCGGTGAAGCTGTGGACCACCGGGCCCGCGTTCCGCTACGAGCAGCCGCAGGCCGGCCGCTACCGCCAGCTCCAGCAGTTCAACGTGGAGGCGATCGGCACCGAGGACCCCGCGGTCGACGCCGAGACGATCGCGATCGCCTGGAGCGGCTACCAGGCCCTCGGCCTGACCAGGGTCCGGCTGCTGCTCAACTCGCTGGGCTGCCGGAACTGCCGCCCGCAGTACCGCGGCGCGCTCCAGGAGTTCCTGCGCCGCCTCGACCTCGACGAGGCGACCCGGCAGCGCGTCGAGATCAACCCGCTGCGGGTGCTCGACGACAAGCGCCCCGAGGTGCGCGCCCAGCTCGCGGACGCCCCGCTCATCCCCGACCACCTGTGCGCCTCGTGCAAGTCCCACCACGACAAGGTCCGCACCCTGCTTGAGGACCTGTCCATCCCGTGGGAGGACAACCCCCGCCTGGTGCGCGGCCTCGACTACTACACCCGCACCACCTACGAGTTCGACCACCCGCTGCTCGGCGCCCAGTCGGGCATCGGCGGCGGCGGCCGGTACGACGGGCTGTCGGAGGACATCGGCGGCCCGCCGCTGCCCGGCATCGGGTTCGCCGTCGGCGTCGACCGCATCATCCTCGCCATCGAGGCCGAAGGGCTCGCCGTACGGACGCCGCCGCGGGTGGCGGTGTACGGCGTGCCGATCGGCGAGGAGGCGGCGCGCCGCATGTTCACGCTCGTCCACGAGCTGCGCGCGGCCGGGATCGCCGCCGACATGGCGTACGGTTCCAAGGGCCTCAAGGGCGCGATGAAGGGCGCCGACCGCTCCGGGGCGAGCCTCGCGGTGATCCTCGGCGAGCGCGACCTCGCCGCCGGGACCGCCCAGGTGAAGAATCTGGCGACGGGCGAGCAGAGCGCCGTGCCCCTGGCCGAGATCGTCACGACCCTGAAGGAGAGACTCACCTCATGA